In Juglans microcarpa x Juglans regia isolate MS1-56 chromosome 1S, Jm3101_v1.0, whole genome shotgun sequence, the genomic stretch GGGCTGTAATTTAAGAAGACATAATGGTGGTTATGTGCACTACTCCAGTACACAAAATCGAgacaaaacaaaggaagaagaaccAACCAATGAGCAACAGACCGAGAAGTACTACACTTATAACAAAACAAAGGGACACAAAATTGAGGATTGCCACAACTTGAAATGCAAAGTAGAAGAAATGAGAGGCAGTGACGAGTTGGAGAGTTTGATCGCCCAAAACATTACCCCCCTACGACGTATAAGTGATCGGAAGCTCGAATACAAAAGGAGGAGGAGTGAAAGCCCAAGGAGACGAGAATCACCAAGAAGAGAAAGGATGTCACATGAACCTCGTGACCAAAGACCAAAAGCAAATGATGCCCGCAGGAACACACCCTTGGGCGAAATACATACGATCGTCAGCGAATATGCAGGAGGTGGCCCACCTCTTCAGGAAGAAAGGCATATGCTAGGTGGGCGAGATATGAGGAAGTTTTTAGTGTGGAGAGACCCGTCAAGCAACCCCGAGTACATATATCCTCCACAATATCTTTTGGCAACGAGGATTGCCGAGGGGTCGTATATCCATATGATGATGCCTTGGTGGTAACAATGCTGGTGACAAATTTTACGACGAGGAGAATATTAATTGACAACAGAAGTTCGGCAGACATCCTATTCTGGGATACATTCAGCAAGATAGGAATCGATGCGGATCAACTGAAACCAGCACCAACTACGTTAAAAGGGTTCACTGGAGACACGATACAGCCAATGGGGTCCATTACATTGCCAGTATCTATAGGCACAGACCCTCATATTGCCACAACGATGATTGAGTTTTTAGTAGTGAGAACTCGGTCAACATATAATGCAATCATTGGGCGACCCACATTGAATGCTTTGGAGGCTATTACCTCGACctatcatctaaaaataaagTTCCTGACAAAAGCTGGAATAGGCGAGGTACGTGGCGAACAGGTCCTAGCCAGAGAATGTTATGTGCAGGAGCTCAAATCAGGGCAAGGAGAAGTCAGCATGGTGGACACTAAGGAGGAGGCAATCTTCCCGTCAGCACCccaaaaatgatgatgaagctGGAAACTAGAGATCAAAGTACTTTGAAGCAAGGGGAGACAGAGGAGCCCCTAGAGTTGCTCACCCTCGAAAAGGGTCATCCTGAGAGTCATGTGAAGATAGGGACCAAACTATCAAGGGAAGAAAGACAGCTGTTGATAGATTTCCTTCTAGACCATAAAGACTGTTCGCATGGAGTCATAAGGATATGCTAGGAGTAGGCGAGGAGATCATCGAGCACAAGTTGAGCATAGACTCGAAGGTACGCCCAattaagcaaaagaaaagaaactttaGTACCGAGAAGTACGAGGCAATCGCCGAAGAAGTGGACCGTTTAC encodes the following:
- the LOC121246556 gene encoding uncharacterized protein LOC121246556, producing MLVTNFTTRRILIDNRSSADILFWDTFSKIGIDADQLKPAPTTLKGFTGDTIQPMGSITLPVSIGTDPHIATTMIEFLVVRTRSTYNAIIGRPTLNALEAITSTYHLKIKFLTKAGIGEVRGEQVLARECYVQELKSGQGEVSMVDTKEEAIFPSAPQK